The following coding sequences are from one Formosa haliotis window:
- a CDS encoding FecR family protein: MNEIKNQIHYSKLLVGKILGTLTKEQEQELFEWEQKGNNQEVAKDILNPDAFSAWKQKMQKVDTAKEWKHFLERMDEDAKIRTKVRRLRVIKWTSAVAAVLVIGIALFSLFNTGSAFDSYDNLQNSSIAPGASNAQLVLSTGEVVDLKDGQENEIAENKTAVSNAKGVLFYKTNTNEKVVSSKINTLKIPKGGEYQLVLSDGTKVWLNSDTELTYEVPFTGSHREVSLKGEAYFEVASNKAMPFIVVSGEQKIEVLGTKFNVSAYTNQNNIQTTLVEGRVKVLDTLSAKEIILSPNEQSTLRKNTSELNKKIVDVYPYTAWKDGRFVFKNASLEFLLDKMARWYNVDVVFTDESLKQIKFTGDLPRYNDMTNILEIIEAEMSVHIKVENNKTIYVIK, from the coding sequence ATGAATGAAATTAAAAATCAAATACACTACTCAAAACTTCTAGTTGGTAAAATTTTAGGAACATTAACTAAAGAACAAGAACAAGAATTATTTGAGTGGGAGCAAAAAGGGAATAATCAAGAGGTTGCAAAAGATATTCTTAATCCTGATGCTTTTAGTGCCTGGAAGCAAAAAATGCAAAAGGTTGACACTGCTAAAGAATGGAAACATTTCTTAGAGCGTATGGATGAGGATGCTAAAATTAGAACCAAAGTAAGGCGCTTAAGAGTTATAAAATGGACCTCGGCTGTAGCGGCTGTGTTGGTTATAGGTATTGCTTTGTTTTCATTGTTTAACACGGGAAGTGCCTTCGATTCTTACGATAATTTACAAAATTCCAGTATTGCTCCCGGTGCTTCTAATGCGCAACTGGTTTTATCTACAGGAGAAGTTGTCGATCTTAAAGACGGCCAAGAAAACGAAATAGCTGAAAATAAAACGGCAGTATCTAATGCCAAAGGAGTTTTGTTTTATAAGACAAATACTAATGAAAAGGTAGTAAGTTCTAAAATAAATACCTTAAAAATTCCTAAAGGAGGAGAATATCAATTGGTATTATCAGACGGAACAAAAGTGTGGTTAAATTCCGATACAGAACTTACGTACGAAGTGCCATTTACTGGAAGCCATAGGGAAGTAAGTTTAAAAGGAGAGGCGTATTTTGAGGTCGCATCCAATAAAGCAATGCCTTTTATAGTGGTTTCTGGAGAACAAAAAATAGAGGTGTTAGGAACTAAGTTTAATGTTTCTGCATACACGAATCAAAATAACATCCAGACCACCTTAGTAGAAGGTCGAGTAAAGGTTTTAGATACTTTGTCTGCTAAGGAAATCATACTAAGCCCGAACGAGCAATCTACACTACGCAAAAACACTTCAGAATTAAATAAAAAAATTGTAGATGTGTATCCTTATACCGCATGGAAAGATGGACGTTTTGTGTTTAAGAATGCGTCTTTAGAGTTCTTGTTAGATAAAATGGCAAGATGGTATAATGTAGATGTTGTATTTACAGATGAAAGTTTAAAACAAATAAAATTCACAGGAGACTTACCTAGATATAACGATATGACAAATATTCTTGAAATTATTGAAGCAGAAATGTCTGTACATATTAAAGTAGAGAATAATAAAACAATTTATGTAATTAAATAA
- a CDS encoding phage integrase SAM-like domain-containing protein has translation MGEKKLITSQAIKARYFGQDDTSHSIMDIVNYHNEDMVNKLKWGTQKNYFTTQKYISKFLLKSYKTTDLYLRELDYHFIIKFEKYLRGYMPVDHQKPMANNTVMKHIERFRKLINLSFKLGWIERDPFVSFKSKFIKNDRSFLSSEELQVIENKLFLIPSTEFGKGFICIRLLY, from the coding sequence ATGGGAGAAAAAAAGTTAATTACTTCTCAAGCAATTAAGGCAAGATATTTTGGGCAAGACGATACTAGCCATTCAATTATGGATATCGTAAATTACCATAATGAAGATATGGTAAATAAATTAAAGTGGGGAACACAAAAAAACTACTTTACTACACAAAAATATATTTCAAAATTTTTACTAAAAAGCTATAAAACCACGGACTTATATTTAAGGGAACTCGATTATCACTTTATTATTAAGTTCGAGAAGTATCTTAGAGGTTATATGCCTGTGGATCATCAAAAACCCATGGCTAATAATACGGTGATGAAGCATATAGAGCGCTTTAGGAAATTGATAAACCTATCGTTTAAATTGGGGTGGATAGAACGTGACCCATTTGTGAGTTTCAAATCTAAATTTATTAAAAATGACAGAAGTTTTTTGAGTAGCGAAGAGCTTCAAGTTATAGAAAATAAGTTGTTTTTAATCCCCTCGACTGAATTTGGTAAAGGATTTATTTGTATTCGCTTGCTATACTAG
- a CDS encoding Arm DNA-binding domain-containing protein produces the protein MKTSTTFSILFWVDFSRAKKEHASIYARITVNGKRTTISLKRKVLITDWDIHKN, from the coding sequence ATGAAAACATCCACCACCTTCAGTATTTTGTTCTGGGTAGACTTTTCTAGGGCAAAAAAAGAACATGCATCAATTTATGCAAGAATTACCGTAAATGGTAAGCGTACAACCATTAGTTTAAAACGTAAAGTTTTGATAACTGATTGGGATATCCATAAAAATTGA
- a CDS encoding RNA polymerase sigma factor, with amino-acid sequence MTLAGKNIVYTSKEFKVIFERFYPHLYALASRLLESEQAGKIVSHQVFVNLGKHEGVFKDELDLQTYLYTAVKLECENKLRT; translated from the coding sequence ATGACGTTAGCAGGAAAAAATATAGTTTATACAAGTAAAGAGTTTAAAGTAATATTTGAGCGGTTTTACCCGCATTTATATGCTTTAGCTTCTAGATTATTAGAAAGTGAACAAGCGGGAAAAATTGTGTCGCATCAAGTGTTTGTAAATTTGGGTAAACATGAAGGAGTGTTTAAAGATGAATTAGATTTGCAAACATATTTGTATACTGCCGTTAAATTAGAATGTGAAAATAAACTTCGTACATAG
- a CDS encoding SusC/RagA family TonB-linked outer membrane protein: protein MRLTIVFILSAVLSLNAAGYSQSKNVSINLKNVSFSRLFEEIRKQTDYSFFYNEQKIGELGKISVNEANVSVEKLLGDVLLGTDLSFKVVDGVVVIVEDDTPTTTQGIVIEGVVTDAKSNLPLPGVTILVKNGLLGTSTDIDGKYKIRVPAANITLVFSFVGYKTQEIKVAKNEVLVVRMEEEILGLEEVVITGYQTIDKRELTSSISSVSAEELDVVGAVSIDKMLEGKATGMSVTNISSTPGAAAKIRIRGGSTFTGNQSPLWVVDGVIYEDPVPLSASDINSFDNINIIGNALTGINPNDIAKIDILKDASATAIYGTRAANGVIVITTKRGKEGKPVLSYSGGFSYVQAPTYSDLNLMNSLDRIDVSREMQARNLGYSQSYDNFDRLGYEGALMNLWDGTYSHQDFQNQVSYLETLNSDWFGALYQDGFTQQHAISASGGGENAKYYFSLGYDDQQGAEQNVDLSRITARSNLDLDLRDNLKLSFRLNGSIQDAAYNHSSVNLFDTAYYTSRSVPIYNQDGTYFLQSQQIHGEDKYGARTYAGYNVLREMENSERSIINKDLGIAASINWSFLNHFRFNSQISYRNTTNLSEEWITEDTYYSANLRTYDAFEDLIDQRQDLSGHLPFGGVYTGGMVSQDTYAITNQLNYNLRLDKHVFNINLGQEARSINYWGATGFSVPGYNHYQGRGFVALPNVGTTTNDAGDSVLNFDNYDYDAMIEWLTTDGGVSVYPSITDRVTNNMSFFGILNYVYDNRYVLNFNMRSDGSNQFGQYERYKFKPTWSVSGRWNIHNEKFFGTNNKIDELGLRASYGIRGTMPNASPYLIISNYGRNNAIYYPETTAQLSDFPNANLRWEKTTTTDIGLNFSFFEGRLSGALDYAYSKSIDLLQSRPISLVNGSADQLFNSGSKDVSSYEISLRSVLLQMDDLALSTHFNFSYEKDRVLAGFEDVAQFDGLTITDYLNGSIYRAGFPTNGFFAYQFDGLNEQGLPTFKNLVMEGATPEEQLEAVLEYQGSRVPLYYGGFGLQIKSGNFNLAANFTYKLGYKTRLLPLYNGNQNLPLPYENMSAEFNNRWRQPGDELLTNIPTISNYNQAFTTVASRADGLDYIYVTNGEYVVPSGTNAWWMYDRSDARIVNGDHIRLQSLTLSYNIPHKLLDGAGIKNMNVGLQGSNLSYFAFDKDLKGQDPDQVSGIGLPVLPTYSLSVNMSF from the coding sequence ATGAGATTAACTATTGTTTTTATATTGAGCGCTGTGTTAAGTTTAAATGCAGCGGGATACTCGCAATCGAAAAATGTGAGTATAAATTTAAAGAATGTAAGCTTTTCTAGACTTTTTGAAGAAATTAGAAAGCAAACAGATTACAGTTTTTTCTATAACGAACAAAAAATTGGCGAGTTAGGAAAAATTTCAGTTAATGAAGCCAATGTATCTGTAGAAAAACTCTTAGGAGATGTTTTATTAGGCACCGATTTATCATTTAAAGTTGTAGATGGTGTTGTTGTGATTGTAGAAGATGATACTCCTACAACAACTCAAGGCATTGTTATAGAAGGTGTCGTTACCGATGCGAAATCAAATTTGCCATTACCCGGAGTTACCATTTTAGTGAAAAATGGTCTTTTAGGAACCTCTACCGATATAGATGGTAAATACAAAATACGGGTGCCAGCAGCCAATATTACTTTAGTTTTCTCCTTTGTGGGGTATAAAACTCAAGAAATTAAGGTGGCCAAAAACGAAGTGCTAGTTGTACGAATGGAAGAAGAAATTCTTGGCCTTGAAGAAGTAGTTATCACTGGTTATCAGACTATAGATAAACGGGAATTAACGAGTTCTATCTCTTCGGTTTCTGCAGAAGAATTAGATGTTGTAGGGGCTGTAAGTATAGATAAAATGTTAGAGGGTAAGGCTACTGGTATGTCTGTAACAAATATAAGTTCTACACCTGGTGCTGCTGCTAAAATTAGAATCCGTGGTGGTAGTACATTTACCGGGAATCAAAGTCCGCTTTGGGTTGTAGATGGTGTTATTTACGAAGATCCAGTGCCTTTAAGTGCTAGCGATATTAATAGTTTCGATAATATTAATATTATCGGTAATGCCTTAACAGGAATTAATCCTAACGATATTGCAAAAATCGATATCTTAAAAGATGCTTCGGCTACAGCAATTTATGGTACACGTGCCGCCAATGGGGTTATTGTTATAACTACCAAAAGAGGTAAGGAAGGAAAACCAGTGTTGAGTTATTCTGGAGGTTTTAGCTATGTTCAGGCACCAACGTACTCCGATTTAAACTTAATGAATTCCCTAGATCGTATAGATGTTTCTAGAGAGATGCAAGCAAGAAACCTAGGGTACAGTCAATCTTACGATAATTTTGATAGGCTAGGTTACGAAGGTGCTTTAATGAACTTATGGGATGGTACTTATAGTCATCAAGATTTTCAAAATCAGGTGAGTTATCTAGAAACGTTAAATAGCGATTGGTTTGGTGCGTTATACCAAGATGGCTTTACCCAACAACACGCTATAAGTGCTTCTGGAGGAGGCGAAAATGCTAAATATTATTTTTCTTTAGGTTACGATGATCAACAAGGGGCAGAGCAAAATGTAGACTTAAGCCGTATAACAGCACGTTCTAACTTAGATTTAGATTTACGCGATAATTTAAAATTATCGTTTAGATTAAATGGATCTATTCAAGATGCAGCCTATAATCATAGTTCTGTCAATTTGTTTGATACCGCCTATTATACAAGTAGATCGGTGCCTATTTATAACCAAGACGGAACTTATTTTCTTCAAAGTCAACAAATACATGGCGAAGATAAATATGGAGCTCGTACCTATGCAGGGTATAATGTTTTGAGAGAAATGGAAAATTCGGAGCGAAGCATTATAAATAAAGATTTAGGTATTGCAGCATCTATAAATTGGAGTTTTTTAAACCATTTTAGATTTAATAGTCAGATTAGCTATAGAAATACTACCAACTTATCGGAAGAGTGGATTACAGAAGACACTTATTATTCAGCTAATTTACGTACGTATGATGCTTTTGAAGATTTAATAGATCAGCGTCAAGATTTATCGGGGCACCTACCGTTTGGTGGCGTGTATACTGGTGGTATGGTTAGTCAAGATACCTATGCAATTACCAATCAGTTAAATTATAATTTAAGATTAGATAAGCATGTGTTTAATATCAATTTAGGGCAAGAAGCGCGCTCAATTAATTATTGGGGGGCAACAGGTTTTTCTGTTCCTGGTTATAATCATTATCAAGGGCGTGGTTTTGTCGCTTTACCAAATGTGGGAACTACCACTAATGATGCCGGAGATAGTGTTTTAAATTTCGATAATTACGATTACGATGCTATGATTGAATGGTTAACTACCGATGGGGGTGTGAGTGTCTATCCTTCTATTACAGACCGGGTAACCAACAATATGTCTTTCTTTGGTATATTAAATTATGTGTACGATAACCGCTATGTATTAAATTTTAATATGAGAAGTGATGGGTCTAATCAATTTGGACAATACGAGCGTTATAAATTTAAGCCTACATGGTCGGTATCTGGAAGATGGAATATTCATAACGAGAAGTTCTTCGGGACAAATAACAAAATAGACGAATTAGGTTTAAGAGCCTCTTATGGTATTAGAGGTACGATGCCAAATGCAAGTCCGTATTTAATTATTTCTAATTATGGTAGAAACAATGCCATATATTATCCAGAAACTACAGCGCAATTAAGCGATTTTCCGAATGCAAATTTACGTTGGGAAAAAACAACGACAACAGACATCGGACTTAACTTTAGTTTCTTTGAAGGTCGTTTAAGTGGTGCCTTAGATTACGCGTATTCTAAGAGTATAGATTTATTACAATCAAGACCAATCTCATTAGTTAACGGGTCGGCAGACCAATTATTTAATTCGGGAAGTAAAGATGTAAGTAGTTACGAAATTTCGTTGCGCTCTGTTTTACTTCAGATGGACGACTTGGCTTTAAGTACACATTTTAATTTTTCTTACGAAAAGGACCGTGTATTAGCAGGTTTTGAAGATGTTGCTCAGTTTGATGGCTTAACCATTACAGATTATTTAAACGGAAGTATTTATAGAGCAGGATTCCCTACTAACGGATTTTTTGCTTACCAATTCGACGGGTTAAACGAACAAGGATTACCAACATTTAAAAATTTGGTTATGGAAGGGGCAACACCAGAAGAGCAATTAGAAGCCGTGTTAGAATACCAAGGAAGTAGAGTGCCATTGTATTATGGTGGTTTCGGCCTTCAAATTAAGTCGGGGAACTTTAACTTAGCGGCAAACTTTACCTATAAGTTAGGGTACAAAACCAGATTACTTCCGCTATATAACGGAAACCAAAACTTACCACTTCCTTATGAAAATATGTCGGCAGAATTTAATAACAGATGGAGACAGCCTGGAGATGAGTTGCTAACTAATATCCCTACAATTTCTAATTACAACCAAGCATTTACTACAGTAGCATCTAGAGCCGATGGTTTAGATTATATCTATGTGACAAATGGAGAATATGTTGTGCCAAGTGGCACCAATGCTTGGTGGATGTACGACCGTAGTGATGCTAGAATTGTAAACGGAGATCATATACGTTTACAGTCCTTAACACTATCGTATAATATACCTCATAAATTGTTAGATGGTGCCGGAATTAAAAATATGAATGTAGGGTTACAAGGTAGTAATTTGTCTTATTTCGCTTTCGACAAAGATCTAAAAGGTCAAGATCCAGATCAAGTTTCAGGAATAGGTTTACCAGTGTTGCCAACCTATAGTTTAAGTGTAAATATGAGTTTCTAA
- a CDS encoding helix-turn-helix domain-containing protein has protein sequence MATSIVTTEDLIEFRAKLLQDIKTLLSNKDKKEFKKHIRSSEVMNLLNISPGTLQNFRINGTIPYTKIGNIIYYKLTDIQKILEENRISDGGPY, from the coding sequence ATGGCCACAAGTATCGTAACAACAGAAGACCTTATTGAGTTTAGAGCAAAACTTCTACAGGATATCAAAACCCTATTATCGAATAAGGATAAGAAAGAGTTCAAAAAACATATTAGATCCTCCGAAGTTATGAATCTTTTAAATATTAGCCCTGGAACATTACAAAACTTTCGTATAAACGGAACAATACCATATACCAAAATTGGAAATATTATCTATTATAAGTTAACAGACATTCAAAAGATATTAGAAGAGAATAGAATATCAGATGGAGGTCCATATTAA
- a CDS encoding T9SS type A sorting domain-containing protein translates to MANTVEVPELVASMDDVVEMDGILYFVNSADYSNSLWQWDGTTASKVANSNGTQTETIYSSGSSVSTTSYSLLQAYNGKLYFFATIPEINEATGDELYSYDPETDQFSLVYDFTPGVDNSRAYNFIEYDGKLYFTVRDFSGGYSFWRTDGTTTEEVTVVTNSAVEDFDPLAYAVWKGKLYFRGYDPVSNLYTYDSKTNSITQISDNTSSSHDPYHFLTPDDSDDYLYYSGELNSSSYHFLFRTDGTSVEVLDENIVVAQRAIKVGTTLYFEGDDGTAGDEVYKLDLNTLSVSEVQIQGIAPAYPVPATNQITVDPSLVNATYSIFDVTGKVVKNGVLKSRVIDFNLNSGLYILKAQTDSGFYAQKIIVK, encoded by the coding sequence GTGGCGAATACAGTTGAAGTACCAGAATTAGTAGCTTCGATGGATGATGTAGTCGAAATGGACGGTATCCTATATTTTGTAAATAGTGCAGACTACTCAAATTCATTATGGCAATGGGATGGTACAACAGCAAGTAAAGTGGCGAACTCCAATGGAACTCAAACAGAGACCATTTATTCTTCAGGGAGTTCTGTGTCTACTACATCTTATAGTTTATTGCAAGCTTATAATGGTAAGTTATATTTCTTTGCAACCATCCCAGAAATTAATGAAGCAACAGGAGATGAATTGTATTCGTACGATCCAGAGACAGATCAATTTTCGTTAGTGTATGATTTTACACCAGGTGTAGATAATTCACGTGCTTACAATTTTATAGAATACGATGGTAAGTTATATTTTACAGTTCGTGATTTTTCAGGAGGCTATTCTTTTTGGAGAACAGATGGCACAACTACAGAAGAAGTAACAGTGGTAACCAATAGTGCAGTAGAAGATTTCGATCCGTTAGCCTATGCTGTGTGGAAAGGGAAGTTGTATTTTAGAGGATACGATCCGGTATCTAATTTATATACATACGACTCTAAAACAAATTCAATTACACAAATAAGTGACAATACTTCAAGCAGTCATGATCCTTATCATTTTTTAACTCCAGACGATAGTGATGATTATTTATATTATTCGGGAGAGTTAAACTCTAGTAGCTACCATTTTCTATTTAGAACAGATGGCACAAGCGTAGAGGTTTTAGATGAAAATATTGTTGTTGCGCAACGTGCAATAAAAGTTGGCACTACCTTATATTTTGAAGGCGATGATGGTACTGCAGGAGATGAGGTTTACAAATTAGATTTAAATACTTTGTCTGTTTCAGAAGTACAAATTCAAGGTATTGCGCCTGCCTATCCTGTTCCGGCTACAAACCAAATAACTGTAGATCCTTCATTAGTAAATGCGACCTATAGTATATTTGATGTTACGGGAAAAGTTGTTAAAAACGGTGTGTTAAAATCTAGAGTTATAGATTTTAACTTAAACTCTGGTTTATATATTTTAAAAGCTCAAACCGATTCTGGTTTTTATGCACAAAAAATTATTGTAAAATAA
- a CDS encoding RagB/SusD family nutrient uptake outer membrane protein, translating to MKKVLYIVLCFQFFGCSDFLDEVSQDKLIPEKTDHYAALLLGEFNYQYPIFGNIDYMTDNIVEDAKAFSSRKFNNKTTYTWQREIEIDEDGNTINNINSSWERMYEDIAIANYIIAQIDEAIGEQSEIDNVKGEAYFVRALSYFNLLNLYGQPYDAASANFDLGVPLRDDIGVEFAYSRNTVAECYALIESDLEHAIDLIGFSGLEKSIWHPNAEACNLLMSRVKLYQEKWQEAIDYADQVIAQRNLTKISPEVPFVTDSNDEILYSYYTVLPLFQLYSSGSSLNTLSYFVNPELVNLYDDADVRKDAFFLEVSDATGKATYRTKKYQTGLFTDLGYANLRVSEAYLNRAEAYAQLGNSGNALADIRTLHGFRYNSTADIVYPDNGIVEYVLLERRKEFCFEDHHRWFDLRRMENRPEIKHVYSVIEENGATSATEIYTLLSDDINYTLPIPLEERENNPQIRNNERYEKIPIIED from the coding sequence ATGAAAAAAGTACTATATATAGTGTTATGTTTCCAATTTTTTGGATGTAGCGATTTTCTAGACGAAGTGAGTCAGGATAAATTAATTCCTGAAAAAACAGATCATTATGCAGCGTTATTGTTAGGTGAATTTAATTATCAATACCCAATTTTTGGTAATATAGATTACATGACAGACAATATCGTTGAAGATGCTAAAGCCTTTTCGTCTCGTAAATTTAATAACAAAACAACCTATACGTGGCAACGCGAAATAGAAATAGACGAAGATGGTAACACCATAAATAACATAAATAGCTCTTGGGAGCGTATGTATGAAGATATAGCTATTGCCAATTATATTATTGCGCAAATAGACGAAGCTATAGGTGAGCAATCTGAAATTGATAATGTTAAAGGCGAAGCCTATTTTGTGAGAGCTTTAAGTTATTTTAATTTACTCAATCTTTACGGTCAGCCTTATGATGCTGCTTCTGCAAATTTCGATTTAGGCGTCCCACTAAGAGACGATATAGGTGTAGAGTTTGCGTATAGCCGTAATACGGTGGCAGAATGTTATGCTCTAATAGAAAGTGATCTTGAGCATGCTATAGATTTAATTGGGTTTAGTGGTTTAGAAAAATCTATTTGGCACCCTAATGCAGAAGCGTGTAACTTATTAATGTCTCGCGTTAAGTTATATCAAGAAAAATGGCAAGAAGCCATAGATTATGCAGACCAAGTTATAGCACAACGTAACTTAACAAAAATTTCGCCAGAAGTCCCTTTTGTAACAGATAGTAACGACGAGATTTTGTATTCGTATTACACGGTTTTACCATTGTTTCAATTGTACAGTTCTGGATCTTCTCTAAACACCTTGTCTTATTTTGTAAATCCGGAGTTAGTAAATTTATACGATGATGCAGATGTACGAAAAGATGCTTTTTTCTTAGAAGTAAGCGATGCAACTGGTAAGGCTACCTACCGTACTAAAAAATATCAAACCGGATTGTTTACAGATTTAGGTTATGCTAACTTAAGGGTGTCTGAAGCTTATCTTAATAGAGCAGAAGCGTATGCGCAACTAGGTAATTCTGGAAATGCCTTGGCAGATATAAGAACTTTACACGGTTTTCGCTACAACTCTACGGCAGATATAGTCTATCCAGACAATGGTATTGTAGAGTATGTTTTACTAGAGCGTAGAAAGGAATTTTGTTTTGAAGATCACCACCGTTGGTTTGATTTAAGACGTATGGAAAACAGACCAGAAATTAAACATGTTTATAGTGTAATTGAAGAAAACGGTGCGACTTCTGCTACAGAAATTTATACCTTATTATCAGACGATATCAATTATACCTTGCCAATCCCGTTAGAAGAGCGCGAGAATAATCCCCAGATTAGAAATAACGAACGTTACGAGAAAATCCCAATTATAGAGGATTAG
- a CDS encoding T9SS type A sorting domain-containing protein, which produces MKKQLLLIIVPILFFSLSIHAQKTWDLGNDGGGYFPVNDGIPSGGSGVLLDNLAAYPHSDSENLMGEIEDAPVDDSKFSDGFTAANRYKLNGGGAATGNMPTVRYLKFAVKGDCDVKIWCRSGGSSERSLLVTDGTNVLGQYDAPLNDKDYVILSASYTGGIGNIYIYGTNNFSLYKIEASANVGETTLSINKKAFQVSTNLKAIGNRIEVSNVKYATSINIYSLTGALVQTVETSSDTSFTFRPGLYIATVKTVEGQKSVKLLLR; this is translated from the coding sequence ATGAAAAAACAATTACTATTAATTATTGTACCAATTTTATTTTTTTCGTTATCAATTCACGCTCAAAAGACTTGGGATTTGGGAAATGATGGCGGAGGATATTTTCCTGTGAATGATGGTATTCCTTCCGGAGGTTCAGGTGTCTTACTAGATAATTTGGCAGCGTATCCCCATTCCGACAGTGAAAACCTTATGGGGGAGATAGAAGATGCTCCCGTTGACGATAGTAAGTTTAGTGATGGTTTTACCGCGGCGAATCGTTATAAATTAAATGGAGGTGGGGCAGCAACAGGAAATATGCCAACTGTACGTTATTTAAAATTTGCCGTAAAGGGTGATTGCGATGTGAAAATTTGGTGTCGAAGCGGTGGTAGTAGTGAGCGTAGTCTTTTAGTAACGGATGGCACTAATGTTTTAGGGCAATATGATGCGCCATTAAATGATAAAGATTATGTTATTCTTTCAGCAAGTTATACCGGCGGTATTGGAAATATTTATATTTATGGTACTAATAACTTTAGTCTGTATAAAATTGAAGCGAGTGCTAATGTTGGAGAAACAACATTGAGTATTAATAAGAAAGCATTTCAAGTTTCTACAAACCTTAAAGCCATTGGAAACAGAATTGAAGTTTCTAATGTAAAGTATGCAACCTCAATTAATATTTATAGCCTTACAGGTGCATTAGTACAAACTGTGGAAACGTCTAGTGACACGAGTTTTACCTTTAGACCTGGACTTTATATTGCAACTGTTAAAACCGTTGAAGGTCAAAAATCAGTAAAACTACTTTTAAGATAA
- a CDS encoding RNA polymerase sigma factor codes for MKVANKTITYNGQEFKGIFDRLFPHLCLLASRILKSEAKGKDVAQEAFVKLWERDTEEFKNEKALQAYLYVLVKNASISQLRKENKVSSTTLDEGLSVGQQSFLNEILREETYKLLYDAIQELSPQAEQVVQLALKGLSNQEIADQLNISINSVKTVKKRAYAKLRDLLGAKIATLLLTSFIQFF; via the coding sequence ATGAAGGTAGCTAATAAAACAATTACATACAATGGCCAAGAGTTTAAAGGTATTTTTGATCGTCTTTTTCCTCATTTGTGCTTACTTGCTTCTCGTATTTTAAAAAGTGAAGCAAAAGGAAAGGACGTGGCTCAAGAAGCATTTGTTAAATTGTGGGAAAGAGATACCGAAGAATTTAAAAATGAAAAAGCATTACAAGCCTATTTGTACGTTTTAGTAAAGAACGCAAGTATAAGTCAGCTACGAAAGGAAAACAAAGTTTCTAGCACAACTTTAGATGAAGGTTTAAGTGTTGGACAGCAATCTTTTTTAAATGAAATTTTAAGAGAAGAAACGTACAAGTTACTTTATGATGCTATTCAAGAGTTGTCTCCACAAGCAGAACAAGTGGTACAATTGGCATTAAAAGGCTTAAGTAACCAAGAAATTGCAGATCAGCTTAATATTTCAATCAATTCGGTTAAAACAGTTAAAAAGCGGGCCTATGCCAAGCTTAGAGATTTACTTGGAGCCAAAATTGCAACATTACTTCTTACCAGTTTTATTCAATTTTTTTAG